The proteins below come from a single Calditrichota bacterium genomic window:
- a CDS encoding class I SAM-dependent methyltransferase — translation MFGYEVSANRPTTFASLHYDPIKFRLARLLRRDAFRRAFHITLDLLFLRAWFVHRELKRLLEFYGERGSVRALDAGMGFGQYSDFAMTQGAAARVVGLEIDREHLYGNPAYFARRHPLLRIAIGDVQRLPFRDETFDLIWAVDVMEHIPDDAAAFREYARVLKPGGAFLMHTPRVQTDAPAPDGSDERSGWSVGEHERDGYSDAAARSALGAAGLRVDRLVRGYGPAGRIAWTLLQRIPLTMLAASRLLLPVALLFLAVAILPALLLMTADYLKGDHPRGGSLLVVAIRE, via the coding sequence CTGTTTGGGTATGAGGTTTCAGCCAATCGTCCTACGACCTTCGCATCCTTGCATTACGACCCTATAAAGTTTCGTCTTGCCCGCCTGCTGAGGCGCGATGCCTTCAGGCGGGCGTTTCATATCACGCTCGACCTGCTTTTCCTGCGCGCGTGGTTCGTCCATCGCGAACTGAAGCGTCTGCTGGAATTCTACGGGGAGCGCGGCTCGGTGCGCGCACTCGACGCCGGGATGGGCTTTGGCCAGTATTCCGACTTTGCGATGACGCAAGGCGCGGCGGCGCGCGTCGTCGGTCTCGAAATCGACCGGGAGCACCTTTACGGCAATCCGGCCTATTTTGCCAGACGCCATCCACTGCTCCGGATCGCGATCGGTGATGTGCAGCGTCTTCCCTTTCGCGACGAGACCTTCGACCTCATCTGGGCGGTTGACGTGATGGAGCACATCCCCGACGACGCGGCAGCCTTTCGGGAATATGCCCGCGTCCTGAAGCCTGGCGGAGCCTTCCTGATGCATACACCGCGTGTTCAGACGGACGCCCCCGCACCTGACGGGTCGGATGAGCGCAGCGGCTGGTCGGTCGGCGAACACGAGCGCGACGGCTACAGCGATGCCGCTGCTCGCAGCGCGCTCGGCGCAGCCGGACTGCGTGTGGACCGATTGGTGCGGGGCTACGGTCCGGCCGGTCGCATCGCCTGGACGCTCCTGCAGCGCATCCCGCTGACGATGTTGGCGGCGAGCCGGCTCCTGCTGCCCGTTGCTCTACTCTTCCTCGCAGTTGCGATCCTGCCTGCTCTGCTCCTGATG